The DNA region AAAGGTAGAAGCATTTTTAACTCTTCTTGGAGGCGATTCGGCTATTCTTACAGAAGGAGAACCGGTAGGTTCCCATAAGTTGTTTGGCAAACTTTTATTGAAGAAAACAATAACTGAAGAAGATGAGGTTGAGGAAAGCGAGCTCCAATATTTTAAAGATATTAAAGATGTTATGGATAAAGAAAAAGGTCTTTTTGATGAGATAAAGCGCCTTCCTAAGAAGGCTCGTTCTGCAAAGGTATTTAATGAAAGCTTAAAAGAAATTGCAAAGCCAAATTCCTTAATAACATTTTTCAGAAAAGGTAAGCTGATGAAATTCTTCCTATCTAACAAAGAGGGAACATTTGAACTTGATTTTATTACAGCGGCGAAAATTCTTAAAACCTCTTCAGATGAAAATGAGAAAAAAACAAAACTTCCCCTTGAAGAATATTATGAACTCCTTAATAAAAATAAAGCTGCATTTTTCGATGCTACCGTTGAGGAGTTGATTGA from Candidatus Hydrothermales bacterium includes:
- a CDS encoding helicase-related protein; this encodes NLHRSNVVINYDIPWNPTKIIQRVGRINRIDTPFDKIYTFNFFPTEQADSEIKLKKIARSKVEAFLTLLGGDSAILTEGEPVGSHKLFGKLLLKKTITEEDEVEESELQYFKDIKDVMDKEKGLFDEIKRLPKKARSAKVFNESLKEIAKPNSLITFFRKGKLMKFFLSNKEGTFELDFITAAKILKTSSDENEKKTKLPLEEYYELLNKNKAAFFDATVEELIETERRGGSNNRIKLLKILTVIQKNSGQLTEDQEKYLSE